One part of the Odontesthes bonariensis isolate fOdoBon6 chromosome 13, fOdoBon6.hap1, whole genome shotgun sequence genome encodes these proteins:
- the glod5 gene encoding glyoxalase domain-containing protein 5 translates to MALRTAGTRLSHLRRTCFKITSIQTQGAVRLKATIPVEVSHLDHLVLTVKSVPDTINFYSSVLGMEVITFKGNRKALTFGQQKFNLHQLGQEFEPKAKRPTAGSADLCLITKTSLAAVAEHLKVCGVEIEEGPVERSGAVGPITSLYFRDPDQNLIEVSNYSQPV, encoded by the exons ATGGCGCTCCGGACGGCTGGGACTCGTTTGTCTCATTTGCGCAGGACGTGTTTTAAG ataACCTCCATTCAAACACAAGGAGCTGTCAGACTCAAGGCCACCATTCCCGTAGAAGTGAGCCACCTCGATCATTTGGTGTTGACAGTGAAAAGTGTGCCGGACACGATCAACTTTTACAGCTCAGTTCTTGGCATGGAGGTGATCACTTTCAAG GGAAACCGTAAGGCTCTCACTTTTGGGCAGCAGAAGTTTAACCTTCACCAGCTGGGTCAAGAGTTCGAACCGAAAGCCAAGCGCCCAACAGCAGGCTCGGCAGACCTGTGCCTCATCACCAAAACCTCACTGGCTGCTGTTGCCGAGCATCTGAAG GTTTGTGGGGTCGAGATTGAAGAGGGTCCGGTGGAAAGGAGCGGTGCCGTGGGGCCCATAACCTCACTTTACTTCAGAGATCCTGACCAAAATCTCATTGAAGTCTCGAACTACAGCCAGCCAGTCTAA
- the rlim gene encoding E3 ubiquitin-protein ligase RLIM, translated as MEGSDSVEQGGNDQPESQRRRQLDRLDREEAFYQFVNNLSDEDYRLMRDNNLLGNPGEVTEDELFSRLQQIKDGPEQQNNNPTTETSEDPVEQPESSEDPAGGDSLLDWLNTVRRTGNTTRTGHRGNQSWRAVSQTNPNSGDFRFSLEISVNRNLAEQQAAAEREQEQERGQERGQEREQQPEQPEQQQQPEQEQQQQPEQRQQLERQPERHPEQQQEQQQQEQQQQEQQQQEQQQQEQHPEQHPEQHPERQQERHPERHPERHPERHPERHPERHPEQQLEQEQQLELEQQLEQQQEQQLEEQEQQLEEVGVQESPEQSPEQGQEVMTNPEPQVPMETEVVEEPVVEELAVIVEPEPELQEVVTPEIVGEPPIPPAALLLQPPPCPSPRRGQRRARSRSPEPRRTRARLARSRSPLNLDQLDGLPNPRYAYTSQSPSSSINNPPVPQVEGSSRTRQHVLSRQSTADSDAQPLRAAVEPVPEAQNVGSQEGETVGVEGGAAGRRPPTIMLDLQVRRVRPGEYRQRDSIASRTRSRSQNSNNTFLYESERGGFRRTFSRSERAGVRTYVSTIRIPIRRISDAGLGEATSMALQSMIRQIMTGFGELGYLMDSDSDSSDSNRGTSTPADLETLNNPDVSNTDAPAADVDEQPVAAGVRGRTVETDADEGLATGPQALGGRARPRPPINLEEPNSLPFLRLAHFFLLNDDDDDQPQGLTKEQIDNLSMRNFGESDALKTCSVCITEYAEGNKLRKLPCSHEYHVHCIDRWLSENSTCPICRRAVLVSANRESVV; from the exons GAGAGGTAACAGAGGATGAGCTGTTTAGTAGACTTCAGCAGATCAAAGATGGCCCAGAGCAGCAGAATAACAACCCTACTACTGAGACTAGTGAAGATCCAGTTG AACAACCAGAGAGCTCTGAGGATCCTGCCGGTGGGGATAGCCTCTTGGACTGGCTCAACACAGTCCGGCGCACAGGCAACACAACCAGAACTGGTCATCGTGGAAACCAGTCGTGGAGGGCTGTAAGCCAGACCAACCCAAATAGTGGTGATTTTCGCTTCAGCCTGGAAATTAGTGTGAACCGCAACCTGGCTGAACAGCAGGCAGCTGCTGAACGGGAGCAGGAGCAAGAGCGGGGGCAGGAGCGTGGGCAGGAGCGTGAGCAGCAGCCGGAGCAGccggagcagcagcagcagccggagcaggagcagcagcagcagccagagcAGCGGCAGCAACTGGAGCGGCAGCCGGAGCGGCATccggagcagcagcaggaacagcagcagcaggaacagcagcagcaggaacagcagcagcaggaacagcagcagcaggaacagcATCCGGAGCAGCATCCGGAGCAGCATCCGGAACGGCAGCAGGAGCGGCATCCGGAGCGGCATCCGGAGCGGCATCCGGAGCGGCATCCGGAACGGCATCCGGAGCGGCATCCGGAACAGCAGCTGGAGCAGGAACagcagctggagctggagcagcagctggagcagcagcaggagcagcagctggaggagcaggagcagcagctggaggaggtTGGGGTGCAGGAGTCCCCCGAACAGTCACCTGAACAGGGCCAAGAGGTGATGACAAATCCTGAACCACAGGTTCCAATGGAGACTGAGGTGGTGGAAGAACCAGTTGTGGAGGAATTGGCTGTCATTGTGGAGCCAGAGCCTGAACTCCAAGAGGTTGTTACACCAGAGATTGTAGGGGAACCTCCCATTCCACCTGCAGCTCTGCTGTTACAACCCCCACCATGTCCTTCTCCACGTAGAGGACAAAGGAGAGCCCGCAGCCGCAGTCCTGAACCACGCAGGACTAGAGCCCGTTTAGCCAGGAGCCGCTCCCCTCTCAACTTGGATCAGCTTGATGGTTTACCTAATCCACGCTATGCTTACACATCTCAAAGCCCTAGTTCTTCCATTAATAACCCCCCTGTGCCTCAAGTGGAGGGCAGTTCTCGGACTCGACAACATGTTCTTTCCAGGCAAAGCACTGCGGACAGTGATGCTCAGCCTCTGAGGGCTGCTGTAGAACCAGTCCCAGAGGCCCAGAATGTTGGATCTCAGGAAGGAGAGACTGTTGGGGTTGAAGGGGGTGCAGCAGGGCGCCGACCCCCGACTATAATGCTTGATCTTCAGGTGCGTCGCGTGCGTCCAGGTGAATACCGGCAAAGAGACAGCATCGCCAGTCGTACCCGCTCACGTTCCCAGAACTCAAACAACACATTTCTTTATGAGAGTGAGCGAGGTGGATTTCGTAGGACATTCTCACGCTCAGAGCGTGCTGGTGTACGGACCTACGTCAGCACTATTCGAATCCCCATCCGAAGAATCTCTGATGCAGGTTTGGGAGAGGCAACCTCAATGGCTCTCCAGTCTATGATAAGGCAGATTATGACGGGCTTCGGTGAGCTTGGCTACCTCATGGACTCAGACTCAGATTCTTCAGATTCGAACCGTGGCACAAGCACACCTGCAGACTTGGAAACTCTGAATAATCCAGATGTTAGTAATACTGATGCTCCTGCTGCTGATGTCGATGAGCAGCCAGTTGCTGCTGGAGTCAGGGGAAGGACAGTGGAGACTGATGCAGATGAGGGCCTTGCCACTGGTCCCCAGGCCCTTGGCGGTAGGGCTCGACCGAGACCACCCATCAACCTAGAGGAGCCCAACTCGCTGCCTTTCCTGCGACTTGCTCACTTCTTCCTCCTGAACGATGATGACGACGACCAGCCTCAGGGACTGACCAAAGAACAGATTGATAACCTCTCCATGCGCAACTTTGGCGAGAGTGACGCCTTGAAGACGTGTAGCGTCTGCATAACGGAGTATGCAGAGGGAAACAAGCTACGGAAGCTTCCCTGCTCCCACGAATACCACGTGCACTGCATAGACCGCTGGCTTTCTGAAAACTCCACTTGCCCCATCTGCCGCAGGGCTGTCCTGGTATCAGCCAACCGAGAGAGCGTGGTGTAA
- the LOC142397147 gene encoding cis-aconitate decarboxylase-like, translating to MLSVLQKIIRPVQAVRGLHKSAVEVLKRPAPEDTVTASFGKFVSEIKPQHLSPDVLHRSKRMVLDSIGVGLIGSTTEVFELVLQHCQHMYAPDDISSVYGRRGTRLSPTLAAFVNGVATHSMDFDDTWHPATHPSGAVLPAVIALSDMMPANSKPSGLDFLLAFNVGIEIQGRLMRFSNEAHNIPKRFHPPSVVGTMGSAAACARLLSLDPSQCSHALAIAASLAGAPMANAATQSKPLHIGNAARLGLEAALLASRGLEASPLVLDAVAGVAGFNAFYEDYVPQPLESPNENGHMFLLEEQDMGFKRFPAHLGMHWVADAAASVHKLLVGLGPGKVSSAEVQDILLRVPQSKYINRPFPESEHEARHSFQFNACSALLDGEVTVQSFTPAAIDRPELHALLSRVRMEHPHDNPANFNIMYGEVQVTLVGGDILKGRCDTFYGHWRNPLTNESLRKKFRNNAEVVLPSEKVERLIEVVEELERLGDCRALLSQLQ from the exons AAAATCATTCGACCGGTGCAGGCTGTCAGGGGACTGCACAAGTCTGCAGTAGAAG TCTTGAAGCGTCCAGCTCCTgaggacacagtcacagccAGTTTTGGGAAGTTTGTCAGTGAGATTAAGCCCCAGCATTTGTCTCCCGATGTGCTCCACCGCAGTAAAAGGATGGTGCTGGACAGCATCGGAGTCGGTCTCATTGGAAGCACAACAGAAgtgtttgaactggttctgcaGCACTGCCAG CACATGTATGCTCCTGATGACATTAGCTCTGTATATGGACGCAGGGGTACCAGACTCTCCCCAACACTGGCAGCTTTTGTCAACGGAGTGGCG ACCCACTCCATGGACTTTGATGATACATGGCACCCTGCTACTCATCCCTCAGGAGCTGTCCTTCCTGCTGTGATAGCCCTTAGTGACATGATGCCAGCTAACAGTAAACCTAGTGGCCTGGACTTCTTGCTTGCTTTTAACGTTGGAATCGAGATCCAAGGCCGACTAATGAGGTTCTCTAATGAGGCCCACAACATCCCCAAAAG GTTTCACCCTCCCAGTGTGGTAGGTACTATGGGAAGTGCAGCAGCCTGTGCTCGCCTCTTGTCCCTGGATCCCTCCCAGTGCAGTCATGCCTTAGCTATAGCTGCTTCTTTAGCTGGAGCCCCAATGGCTAATGCTGCCACTCAGTCTAAACCCCTTCATATTGGCAATGCTGCCCGTTTGGGGCTTGAAGCAGCTCTGCTGGCCTCCAGAGGTCTAGAGGCCAGTCCTCTGGTCCTGGATGCTGTTGCAGGGGTGGCTGGCTTCAATGCTTTTTATGAAGATTATGTTCCGCAGCCTTTAGAATCACCCAATGAAAATGGCCATATGTTCCTGCTAGAGGAGCAGGACATGGGCTTCAAGCGCTTCCCCGCACATCTGGGGATGCACTGGGTGGCAGATGCTGCAGCCTCGGTCCATAAGCTTCTTGTAGGACTTGGTCCCGGTAAGGTTTCCTCAGCTGAAGTCCAGGACATCCTGCTCCGAGTCCCCCAGTCTAAATACATCAACAGGCCTTTCCCTGAGTCTGAGCACGAGGCACGCCACTCCTTCCAATTTAATGCTTGTAGCGCTCTCCTGGATGGTGAGGTGACGGTGCAGTCCTTCACCCCAGCTGCCATCGACCGCCCTGAGCTGCACGCCCTGCTGAGCCGTGTCCGCATGGAGCATCCTCACGATAACCCTGCTAATTTCAACATCATGTATGGCGAAGTCCAGGTGACACTCGTTGGGGGAGACATTCTAAAGGGGCGTTGTGACACCTTCTATGGTCACTGGCGTAACCCGCTGACCAATGAAAGCCTGAGGAAGAAGTTCAGAAACAACGCAGAGGTGGTGCTGCCATCAGAGAAGGTCGAGAGACTGATCGAGGTGGTGGAGGAGCTGGAAAGACTTGGGGACTGCAGGGCCCTTCTCTCACAGCTGCAAtga